The Triticum urartu cultivar G1812 chromosome 5, Tu2.1, whole genome shotgun sequence genome contains the following window.
TAGATAAATTAAAATAATGATTTTTAGGGAGTTATGAAGATTTGAGGGAGAATTTAAAATGCTTCGTGCCCGTGGCAATGGCCAGTGCAATTTTGTGTCAGCGGGTGCGGTCATGCACATGCGCCCGTGTCAAATAGTGTCCTGGCAAGGTAGCCATAGATCAATATACTATTAATACGTCTCTGGTGCTATAGTTACTAAAGCTGGAATAGCTCAGTTGGCTAGAGCGTGTGGCTGTTAACCACAAGGTCGGAGGTTCGAGCCCTCCTTCTAGCGATATTTTTGTCATGTTTTTATTATCTCCATCTTTATATTTCTTCCAAATTCCAACAGCCTTGTGTCTGGATTACCTTTTTTTATCATCATTTCCCTCATATATCCTACTAAAAATTCCCACTACAAGTTAGCATTGGGCTGCACACAGACAAGATTCCTGAATATGAACGAGAACTTGGTTATCTTCCTTTTCCTCACCATGTGCATGTGCATGTATATATACATTCTCCTTAACAAAACAGATCGAGCTAGTTGCAAAATAATCCACCACAAAATCTTTGTTGCTCCGTCTCAAACAAACAGATGCACAAATGAACAAGAAGCAGAATCTCCACATATACAAGAAGCAACAGCAACCTGATACAGAAAGAAACCCAGCGTTTGTTTATCTTGAAACAAACACCGGGAAAAGAGTACAAGATTCCTTCCTTCGGAGACACAACACAACAGTACAGCACCAGCACGCAGGCCAGCTAGTAAGTAGGCTTCTACTTCCCAGCAAGCAAGCAATCCAGCCTCGCAGAGCTTCTTCCCCGATCAATCAGATGCAGGGATCTCACTCAGACCTCACACCCACACGCACATGCGCACACGGTACAGCTCGCCCATGTGCCCGCAGCAGCCACGGAGCCGCCCACTCACTAAGAACACACAATTAAAAACTTCTTGATGAGCTCCTGGAAAGAACAGCAGAGCAACATGAGGGACAGACAAACAAATCACTGCCCATTAACAGGAGCAGTTGGGGGCACAGTGTAGTCTGTCCAATTAACTATTAACTGGTGCAGATGTACTACTAATCAAGCAAAGCTCAGTGTAAAAGTGTGAAGTGTGTACGGCATTATTACCACGGAGGAGAGCGAGGGGGAGAGGCTCTTCTTCCTGACATCGGCCGGGAACCCTTGCCCGCCGCCCAGCTTGCGGCTCAGCATCATGAGCTCCTCCAGCGTGAAGGCGCTCCTCAGAGGGCTCTGCCGGTTGGTGGTCAGCTCATGGTCATCATCGTTGGCCACCTCCCAGCTCCGCTCCGACGGCGCCCGGGGGAACTGGGACTCCCGGGCAGAGGTGTTCCCGCTCGAGTTGCTGTAGTCCTCCGACTCTGAGAACGAGTACCAGGCGCCATGGCGGCTCGACCCGTCCGCATAATCCGCGGCGCCGGTGGACGCCTTGCTGTCGTCGGGAAACCCGAACGCTTCCAGGTCGAACCCCAGCGTGTACTCCTCATCATCTTCGGCCACAAAAGGGTTCAGTGAGTAAGGAGATACCGAAAAGCCGGCATGACGATCGGACGGTGCATGGAAGCGTGACATGTCTTGTAGGGGCTTCCCAGGCTTCTCTTCCCACTGGAATGGCACGCTGACAACAAG
Protein-coding sequences here:
- the LOC125511279 gene encoding uncharacterized protein LOC125511279, whose protein sequence is MAEEFELPEFNPRERAKQQISVPFLWEVKPGAPKRDWAISTKPSPTVFSCPSPAKLVVSVPFQWEEKPGKPLQDMSRFHAPSDRHAGFSVSPYSLNPFVAEDDEEYTLGFDLEAFGFPDDSKASTGAADYADGSSRHGAWYSFSESEDYSNSSGNTSARESQFPRAPSERSWEVANDDDHELTTNRQSPLRSAFTLEELMMLSRKLGGGQGFPADVRKKSLSPSLSSVELIKKFLIVCS